In the Acanthopagrus latus isolate v.2019 chromosome 23, fAcaLat1.1, whole genome shotgun sequence genome, one interval contains:
- the LOC119013714 gene encoding interferon-induced protein 44-like isoform X2, translating to MGGAFFSQPWRTVPNKNQDNLDFMETYKPHNYEATHLRILLHGPVGAGKSSFINSVDSVLKGRITSQAPTDATSGGSFTMRYKTYKIRQDSGAVYSFVFNDLMGLEERANAGVHMEDLKLALSGHVREGYQFNPKVRMQNGDQFYNPSPTLNDRVHVLVSVIPAASISLLSQEVAKKMRDVRLAASEMGIPQMAILTKVDEACPQVPKDISNVYKSKYLKEQVDKYSEILGLPLNCIFLVKNYETDISTNEGINALILCALRQMISFGEDYLNNLLIADDMP from the exons ATGGGGGGAG CGTTTTTCAGTCAGCCATGGAGGACTGTGCCAAA taaaaatcaGGACAATCTTGATTTTATGGAAACTTACAAACCTCATAACTATGAAGCCACCCACCTCAGGATTCTGCTTCATGGACCCGTTGGTGCCGGCAAGTCCAGCTTCATCAACTCtgttgacagtgttttaaaaggCAGAATTACCAGTCAAGCTCCGACAGATGCAACATCTGGGGGCAGCTTCACAATGCGG TACAAAACGTACAAAATACGCCAAGACAGCGGCGCCGTGTACTCTTTTGTCTTCAATGACCTCATGGGGTTGGAGGAACGAGCTAACGCTGGAGTTCATATGGAAGACCTCAAACTGGCCCTGAGCGGACATGTGAGAGAAGGTTACCAG TTCAATCCTAAAGTCAGAATGCAGAACGGCGATCAATTTTACAACCCATCTCCCACTCTGAATGACAGAGTTCACGTCCTGGTTTCTGTCATTCCTGCTGCCTCAATATCTTTGTTAAGTCAGGAAGTTGCCAAGAAGATGAGAGATGTCAGACTTGCAGCCAGTGAAATGG GGATTCCCCAGATGGCTATTCTCACCAAAGTCGATGAAGCCTGTCCTCAGGTGCCAAAAGACATCAGCAATGTCTATAAGAGCAAGTACCTGAAGGAACAG GTTGACAAATACAGCGAAATCCTGGGACTTCCACTGAACTGCATCTTTCTTGTGAAGAACTACGAAACAGATATCAGCACGAATGAAGGCATTAATGCACTGATACTGTGTGCACTGAGACAGATGATCAGCTTTGGAGAAGACTAT CTCAACAACCTACTAATTGCTGATGATATGCCATGA
- the LOC119013714 gene encoding interferon-induced protein 44-like isoform X1 → MGGAFFSQPWRTVPNTNQENLDFMGNYKPHNYEATHLRILLHGPVGAGKSSFINSVDSVLKGRITSQAPTDATSGGSFTMRYKTYKIRQDNGGMYSFVLNDLMGLEERANTGVHMEDLKLALSGHVREGYQFNPKVRMQKGDQFYNPSPTLNDRVHVLVSVIPAASISLLSQEVAKKMRDVRLAASEMGIPQMAILTKVDEACPQVPKDISNVYKSKYLKEQVDKYSEILGLPLNCIFLVKNYETDISTNEGIDALILCALRQMISFGEDYLNNLLIADDMP, encoded by the exons ATGGGGGGAG CGTTTTTCAGTCAGCCATGGAGGACTGTGCCAAA TACAAATCAGGAAAACCTTGATTTTATGGGAAATTACAAACCTCATAACTATGAAGCCACCCACCTCAGGATTCTGCTTCATGGACCCGTTGGTGCCGGCAAGTCCAGCTTCATCAACTCtgttgacagtgttttaaaaggCAGAATTACCAGTCAAGCTCCGACAGATGCAACATCTGGGGGCAGCTTCACAATGCGG TACAAAACGTACAAAATCCGCCAAGACAATGGGGGCATGTACTCCTTCGTATTGAATGACCTCATGGGGTTGGAGGAACGAGCTAACACTGGAGTTCATATGGAAGACCTCAAACTGGCCCTGAGCGGACATGTGAGAGAAGGTTACCAG TTCAATCCTAAAGTCAGAATGCAGAAGGGTGATCAATTTTACAACCCATCTCCCACTCTGAATGACAGAGTTCACGTCCTGGTTTCTGTCATTCCTGCTGCCTCAATATCTTTGTTAAGTCAGGAAGTTGCCAAGAAGATGAGAGATGTCAGACTTGCAGCCAGTGAAATGG GGATTCCCCAGATGGCTATTCTCACCAAAGTCGATGAAGCCTGTCCTCAGGTGCCAAAAGACATCAGCAATGTCTATAAGAGCAAGTACCTGAAGGAACAG GTTGACAAATACAGCGAAATCCTGGGACTTCCCTTGAACTGCATCTTTCTTGTGAAGAACTACGAAACAGATATCAGCACGAATGAAGGGATTGATGCACTGATACTGTGTGCACTGAGACAGATGATCAGCTTTGGAGAAGACTATCTCAACAACCTACTAATTGCTGATGATATGCCATGA